One Betta splendens chromosome 8, fBetSpl5.4, whole genome shotgun sequence DNA segment encodes these proteins:
- the LOC114860381 gene encoding dual specificity mitogen-activated protein kinase kinase 6-like isoform X1, with protein sequence MSLSKGVKKKNPGLKLAPEVFGQPQPAAAAPPRDLDSKAFVTIGDQNFVVKADDLEQIAELGRGAYGVVDKMKHVPSGVIMAVKRIRATVNTLEQKRLLMDLDISMRTVDCFYTVTFFGALFREGDVWICMELMDTSLDKFYKKVIDKGKTIPEDILGKITVAIVKALEHLHSNLSVIHRDVKPSNVLINTEGQVKMCDFGISGHLVDSVAKTMDAGCKPYMAPERINPDLNQKGYSVKSDIWSLGITMIELAILKFPYDSWGTPFQQLKQVVDEPSPQLPADRFSPDFVDFISQCLRKKPNERPAYTELMEHPFFTLHNSKETDVASFVKVILDD encoded by the exons ATGTCTCTGTCTAAAGGAG TGAAGAAGAAAAACCCTGGGCTGAAGCTGGCCCCAGAAGTGTTCGGGCAGccccaaccagcagcagcagc GCCCCCTCGAGATCTTGACTCAAAAGCTTTTGTCACAATCGGAGATCAG AACTTTGTGGTgaaggcagatgacttggagcAGATTGCGGAGCTGGGGAGGGGAGCGTATGGGGTGGTGGACAAGATGAAACATGTGCCCAGTGGTGTTATCATGGCTGTCAAG AGGATTCGTGCCACAGTCAACACACTGGAGCAGAAAAGGCTTTTGATGGACTTGGACATTTCCATGAGGACAGTGGACTGTTTCTACACTGTGACCTTCTTTGGTGCTCTATTCCGTGAG GGAGATGTTTGGATCTGTATGGAGCTCATGGACACCTCACTGGATAAGTTCTATAAGAAGGTTATTGATAAAGGCAAGACCATCCCTGAGGACATCCTGGGCAAGATCACAGTAGCG ATTGTCAAGGCATTAGAGCATCTGCACAGTAACCTGTCTGTGATACACAGAG ATGTGAAGCCTTCCAATGTTCTGATCAATACTGAGGGCCAAGTGAAAATGTGTGACTTCGGCATCAGCGGCCACCTTGTGGACTCTGTGGCCAAAACTATGGATGCAGGCTGCAAGCCCTACATGGCG cctGAGCGGATCAACCCTGACCTCAACCAGAAAGGCTATAGTGTCAAGTCAGACATATGGAGTCTTGGTATTACAATg ATTGAGCTGGCCATTTTGAAATTCCCCTACGACTCATGGGGCACCCCATTTCAGCAGCTCAAACAGGTGGTGGATGAGCCGTCCCCACAGTTGCCTGCCGACCGCTTCTCCCCAGATTTTGTAGACTTCATCTCCCAGTG CTTAAGAAAGAAGCCAAATGAAAGACCAGCTTACACAGAATTAATG GAACATCCATTTTTCACTCTGCATAACTCCAAAGAGACGGACGTGGCCAGTTTTGTCAAGGTCATCCTGGATGACTGA
- the LOC114860381 gene encoding dual specificity mitogen-activated protein kinase kinase 6-like isoform X2, protein MKHVPSGVIMAVKRIRATVNTLEQKRLLMDLDISMRTVDCFYTVTFFGALFREGDVWICMELMDTSLDKFYKKVIDKGKTIPEDILGKITVAIVKALEHLHSNLSVIHRDVKPSNVLINTEGQVKMCDFGISGHLVDSVAKTMDAGCKPYMAPERINPDLNQKGYSVKSDIWSLGITMIELAILKFPYDSWGTPFQQLKQVVDEPSPQLPADRFSPDFVDFISQCLRKKPNERPAYTELMEHPFFTLHNSKETDVASFVKVILDD, encoded by the exons ATGAAACATGTGCCCAGTGGTGTTATCATGGCTGTCAAG AGGATTCGTGCCACAGTCAACACACTGGAGCAGAAAAGGCTTTTGATGGACTTGGACATTTCCATGAGGACAGTGGACTGTTTCTACACTGTGACCTTCTTTGGTGCTCTATTCCGTGAG GGAGATGTTTGGATCTGTATGGAGCTCATGGACACCTCACTGGATAAGTTCTATAAGAAGGTTATTGATAAAGGCAAGACCATCCCTGAGGACATCCTGGGCAAGATCACAGTAGCG ATTGTCAAGGCATTAGAGCATCTGCACAGTAACCTGTCTGTGATACACAGAG ATGTGAAGCCTTCCAATGTTCTGATCAATACTGAGGGCCAAGTGAAAATGTGTGACTTCGGCATCAGCGGCCACCTTGTGGACTCTGTGGCCAAAACTATGGATGCAGGCTGCAAGCCCTACATGGCG cctGAGCGGATCAACCCTGACCTCAACCAGAAAGGCTATAGTGTCAAGTCAGACATATGGAGTCTTGGTATTACAATg ATTGAGCTGGCCATTTTGAAATTCCCCTACGACTCATGGGGCACCCCATTTCAGCAGCTCAAACAGGTGGTGGATGAGCCGTCCCCACAGTTGCCTGCCGACCGCTTCTCCCCAGATTTTGTAGACTTCATCTCCCAGTG CTTAAGAAAGAAGCCAAATGAAAGACCAGCTTACACAGAATTAATG GAACATCCATTTTTCACTCTGCATAACTCCAAAGAGACGGACGTGGCCAGTTTTGTCAAGGTCATCCTGGATGACTGA
- the btbd17b gene encoding BTB/POZ domain-containing protein 17, with amino-acid sequence MRNNREEMVRSCERGIPVWVSVGCLLLCIHFHSVTVAGAALKQEAALDSGATVLNHSMSLVQRMEALLAMGNGSDVTLRVQTIGTDEVKVIPAHGLVLALQSDVFEELLLARNNSVVVLRETPECAAVFDKFVRYLYCGDISLRLDQAISLHKLASKYHVWGLQQGLTQYMTQHLSSESPTGHVVGWYSYALQIGDVALRDSCLQYLSWNLSSVLQSAEWGSISEDLLLSLLQRSDLILQSELELYEALEAWISQNQPVSATVETALRAVRYGMIPPQHLFRLQKQSALMLKYYESIRDLLYLAFQFHSASPIQLAKYFDVNCSIFTPRNYLSSSWGSPWVINNPTRDDRSYSFQTQLGPSGHDSSKRVTWNALFSPRWLPLSARSTYTELGAMQPTRTEGGRPRIIITPATSSPDFAGVSFQKTVIVMARQQGKVVVRHVYNFHQSTEEAGDFLVDADLQRRSSDYLIDSSLYLHIVIKPIYHTLLIARK; translated from the exons ATGCGGAATAACCGGGAGGAGATGGTGCGCTCATGTGAACGAGGGATCCCTGTCTGGGTGTCTGTGGgctgcctgctcctctgcatCCACTTCCACTCTGTCACAGTAGCAGGAG CCGCCCTGAAGCAGGAGGCAGCCCTGGACAGCGGGGCCACGGTGCTGAATCACTCTATGAGCTTGGTGCAGCGCATGGAGGCTCTGCTGGCCATGGGCAACGGCAGCGACGTCACGCTGCGGGTGCAGACCATCGGCACGGACGAGGTGAAGGTGATCCCGGCCCACGGCCTGGTTCTGGCGCTGCAGAGCGACGTGttcgaggagctgctgctggcgcgCAACAACAGCGTCGTGGTGCTGAGGGAGACGCCCGAGTGCGCAGCGGTGTTTGACAAGTTTGTGAG GTATCTGTACTGTGGTGATATCTCCCTGCGACTCGATCAGGCCATTTCTCTGCATAAGCTGGCCAGCAAGTACCATGTGTGGGGCTTGCAGCAGGGTCTGACCCAGTATATGACCCAGCATCTGTCCAGCGAGTCGCCCACCGGCCACGTGGTAGGCTGGTACAGCTACGCGCTGCAAATCGGGGACGTGGCGCTGCGGGACAGCTGCCTGCAGTACCTGTCCTGGAACCTGTCGTCAGTGCTGCAGAGCGCAGAGTGGGGCTCCATCAGCGAAGACCTGCTGCTCTCCCTGCTCCAGCGCTCTGACCTCATTTTGCAGAGCGAGCTGGAGCTGTACGAGGCACTGGAGGCCTGGATTAGCCAGAACCAGCCTGTCAGTGCGACGGTGGAGACCGCCCTGAGGGCCGTTCGATACGGCATGATCCCCCCTCAGCATCTCTTCCGCCTTCAGAAGCAGTCCGCCCTCATGCTGAAGTACTACGAGTCCATCCGCGACCTCCTCTATCTGGCCTTCCAGTTTCATTCGGCTTCTCCGATCCAACTGGCCAAATACTTCGATGTCAACTGCAGCATTTTCACGCCTCGTAACTACCTGTCTTCCTCGTGGGGGTCCCCGTGGGTCATTAATAACCCCACCCGCGACGACCGCAGCTACAGTTTCCAGACGCAGCTGGGTCCCAGCGGCCACGACTCTAGTAAGCGGGTGACGTGGAACGCCCTGTTCTCCCCTCGCTGGCTCCCACTCAGCGCCAGGTCGACGTATACTGAGCTGGGCGCTATGCAGCCCACCCGCACAGAGGGGGGGCGGCCTCGCATCATTATAACACCAGCTACCTCCAGTCCAGACTTTGCTGGCGTCAGTTTCCAGAAGACGGTGATTGTTATGGCAAGACAGCAAGGAAAAGTCGTGGTCCGCCATGTCTACAACTTCCACCAAAGCACAGAGGAGGCTGGGGATTTCCTGGTAGATGCTGACCTGCAGCGCCGTTCATCCGATTATCTAATTGACAGCTCCCTCTATCTGCACATTGTAATAAAACCCATCTATCATACACTTCTCATTGCCAGGAAGTAA
- the LOC114860380 gene encoding G-protein coupled receptor family C group 5 member C-like, with translation MNPTTAPRGCVSGISSIYYNLCDLTAVWGVAVEAVAAAGVVTSFILFVILMASLPFVTDRKRKGMVALQAAFLVFSLGLFGLAFTFIVGRYSASCSARRFLFGVLFSGCLACLAMHGLWLALQRRRGRGPRSWMLCLGALGLWLVEVIINTEWLLITSVRSPSGGDPHCAYESQDFVMALTYVMVLLLGVVLMAVPSVALKHKEWRRDGAFILVTGILTLAIWVTWIVMYLYGNRAASKASWDDPTLAVAVVSNAWVFLIFYTIPELSLLTKEDPDQEQPSDGDHHVYPARSLVYDNMLKEPEPSNQNVYIENRAFSMDEPPADPTKPVSPYESYNGQLRSCVYQPTEIAMMATGLTRKDQAMIPRASIPLGSHSALPHPPLPALGD, from the exons ATGAACCCGACCACCGCCCCCAGAGGCTGTGTCTCCGGCATCAGCTCCATATATTACAACCTGTGCGACCTCACGGCGGTGTGGGGGGTCGCGGTGGAGgccgtcgccgccgccggcgtGGTGACCTCCTTCATCCTCTTCGTCATCCTCATGGCCTCGCTGCCGTTCGTGACGGACAGAAAGAGGAAGGGCATGGTGGCGCTGCAGGCCGCCTTCCTGGTCTTCTCTCTGGGACTCTTCGGCCTGGCCTTCACCTTCATCGTGGGCCGGTACTCCGCCAGCTGCTCGGCGCGGCGCTTCCTCTTCGGCGTGCTCTTCTCGGGCTGCCTGGCCTGCCTGGCCATGCACGGGCTGTGGCTGGCCCTGCAGCGGCGCCGGGGCCGGGGCCCCAGGAGCTGGATGCTGTGCCTGGGAGCCCTCGGCCTGTGGCTGGTGGAGGTGATCATCAACACGGAATGGCTGCTCATCACCTCGGTGAGGAGCCCGTCAGGGGGGGACCCGCACTGCGCCTATGAGAGCCAGGACTTCGTGATGGCTCTGACCTACGtgatggttctgctgctgggtgTGGTGCTGATGGCCGTGCCGTCGGTGGCGCTCAAACACAAGGAGTGGCGCCGGGACGGAGCCTTCATCCTGGTCACGGGGATCCTCACCTTGGCGATATGGGTCACCTGGATCGTCATGTACCTGTATGGGAACCGGGCGGCGTCCAAGGCCAGCTGGGACGATCCCACTCTGGCCGTCGCTGTGGTGTCCAACGCCTGGGTGTTCCTGATCTTCTACACCATCCCAGAACTCTCCCTGCTGACAAAGGAGGACCCGGACCAGGAGCAGCCCAGCGACGGAGACCACCACGTCTACCCCGCCAGAAGCCTGGTTTACGACAACATGCTCAAGGAGCCAGAGCCGTCCAATCAGAACGTGTATATTGAGAATAGAGCGTTCTCCATGGATGAGCCTCCAGCAG ATCCAACCAAGCCCGTGTCTCCTTATGAATCCTACAACGGCCAGCTGCGAAGCTGCGTGTACCAGCCCACAGAAATCGCCATGATGGCTACAGGTCTGACACGG AAGGACCAGGCCATGATTCCTCGAGCCTCCATCCCCCTGGGAAGCCACAGCGCCCTTCCTCATCCACCTTTACCCGCGCTGGGGGACTGA
- the ccdc137 gene encoding coiled-coil domain-containing protein 137, producing the protein MGKPGKNKTKESAKQADKAGTRSCDKKVKRDAKPKRAKPEDHLAHIPFRLREIMKSKDRMKKGPLKTKKRKEPNPKFSQPKDCQDGDIPVPHFKRGRGESEKAYVRRMESESQHVLFLTQNQVDRKPELDATQGKSSNKKEADKIRLQRLHQKKLNRQEAEIEKEMFKDHVAFGEVTMAPPSLTAKPKKAPVRSQKASKELLLTSLLGQTANSTAKPSMARQRIMEEERQRAVEAYRLLKKQKQQQMEARAAGLEKLKNLQ; encoded by the exons ATGGGAAAGCCTGGGAAGAATAAAACAAAGGAGTCGGCAAAGCAAGCGGACAAGGCCGGAACACGTTCATG TGACAAGAAAGTCAAACGAGATGCTAAACCCAAGAGAGCCAAGCCTGAGGACCACCTGGCACACATCCCCTTCCGGCTGCGGGAGATCATGAAGAGCAAGGACAGGATGAAAAAGGGACCCCTTAAGACCAAAAAGCGGAAAGAGC CCAACCCTAAGTTCAGTCAGCCGAAGGACTGTCAGGACGGAGACATACCTGTCCCCCATTTCAAGAGGGGACGAGGCGAAAGCGAGAAAGCCTACGTGCGTCGCATGGAGAGCGAGTCGCAGCacgtcctcttcctcacccaAAACCAGGTGGACAGGAAACCTGAGCTGGACGCGACGCAGGGCAAGTCCAGCAACAAGAAGGA AGCCGACAAGATCAGATTACAGAGGCTGCACCAGAAGAAGCTGAACAGACAAGAGGCTGAGATCGAAAAAGAGATGTTTAAAG ATCATGTTGCCTTTGGTGAGGTTACAATGGCTCCACCTTCTTTAACAGCCAAACCCAAGAAGGCTCCAGTCAGATCTCAG AAAGCGTCAAAGGAGCTGCTTCTCACCTCTCTGCTTGGCCAGACTGCCAACTCCACCGCGAAGCCCTCCATGGCCAGACAGAGAAtcatggaggaggagcggcagcgGGCAGTGGAGGCCTATCGTCTTctgaaaaaacagaagcagcagcagatggaggccaGGGCCGCCGGCCTGGAGAAGCTCAAGAACCTCCAGTGA
- the LOC114861118 gene encoding retinal rod rhodopsin-sensitive cGMP 3',5'-cyclic phosphodiesterase subunit gamma-like, whose amino-acid sequence MNLDVPRAEAKPGSKAPLRAAGGPASPRKGPPKFKQRNTRQFKSKPPKRGVIGFGEDIPGMEGLGIDITVICPWEAYSHLELHELAQYGII is encoded by the exons ATGAACTTAGATGTGCCCAGAGCAGAAGCAAAGCCCGGCAGCAAGGCTCCTCTCAGAGCAGCCGGGGGGCCCGCGTCCCCACGCAAAGGCCCGCCCAAGTTCAAACAGAGGAACACGCGCCAGTTCAAGAGCAAGCCCCCAAAGAGAGGCGTCATCGG tttTGGAGAGGACATCCCGGGAATGGAAGGACTCGGCATCG ACATCACTGTAATCTGCCCCTGGGAGGCTTACAGCCATCTCGAGCTGCACGAACTGGCTCAGTACGGCATCATCTGA
- the LOC114861117 gene encoding tetraspanin-10 — translation MRSCSVPGRFPRLWPRRIDAQHESSPLLPKAGSAKEGAAELASVSSDFHRTGSNYGQKGSEVLFGGTRRRYSFSLIDYLLKYFLVLCTLLFTVLGLLVLGLGMWGLISKESFAREKIGSIGTDPMLALLALGLLLALLCLSGCVGALRDNCCLLRLFSALVLALVAAEVLAAILAYGLRAQIGTYLRAGMIAAMTRYQDDLDLRFITDEIQTSLQCCGADTYRDWEVNVYYNCSAPGVLACGVPATCCVDPLENGTVWNSQCGVGARLLDEFSAQSVIFLGGCLGGISRWIEQHQNLMGTVALVVLGVQILTLFITSRLLDSIQWRRLVYSMES, via the exons ATGAGGAGCTGCTCGGTGCCGGGCAGATTCCCTCGGCTGTGGCCGAGGAGGATTGACGCGCAGCACGAGTCCAGCCCGCTCCTTCCCAAG GCAGGTTCTGCGAAGGAGGGTGCTGCGGAACTGGCCAGCGTGTCCAGTGACTTCCATCGAACCGGGTCCAACTATGGGCAGAAGGGGTCGGAGGTTCTGTTTGGGGGGACCCGGCGCCGCTACAGCTTCTCCCTGATCGACTACCTCCTCAAATATTTCCTGGTTCTGTGCACTCTGTTGTTCACGGTCCTGGGCCTGCTGGTTCTCGGCCTGGGGATGTGGGGCCTCATCAGCAAAGAGTCGTTCGCCCGGGAGAAGATAGGCAGCATCGGTACTGACccgatgctggcgctgctggccctgggcctgctgctggcgctgctgtgCCTGTCCGGCTGCGTGGGGGCCCTGCGCGACAACTGCTGCCTGCTGAGGCTCTTCTCCGCTCTCGTGCTGGCGCTCGTCGCGGCCGAGGTGCTGGCGGCCATCTTGGCCTACGGCCTGCGGGCCCAGATAGGAACCTACCTGCGCGCGGGCATGATAGCGGCCATGACGCGCTACCAGGACGACCTGGACCTGAGGTTCATCACGGATGAGATCCAGACCAGCCTGCAGTGCTGCGGCGCCGACACCTACCGCGACTGGGAGGTCAACGT GTACTACAACTGCTCGGCCCCGGGGGTTCTGGCGTGCGGCGTGCCCGCCACCTGCTGCGTGGACCCGCTGGAGAACGGCACCGTGTGGAACTCGCAGTGCGGCGTCGGGGCCCGGCTCCTGGACGAGTTCAGCGCTCAGAGCGTCATCTTCCTGGGCGGCTGCCTGGGCGGGATCTCCCGCTGGATcgagcagcaccagaacctgatGGGAACGGTGGCCCTCGTGGTTCTGGGAGTCCAGATTCTGACTCTGTTCATAACTTCGCGCCTGCTGGACAGCATCCAGTGGCGCAGGTTGGTTTATAGCATGGAGAGTTGA
- the si:dkey-282h22.5 gene encoding uncharacterized protein si:dkey-282h22.5, whose translation MDTHAVLVLFAIISVCGAQRWKQDAPQWNPKDPGSSRKCSNLTQVLDNWKFAIVTRVRELLINDHASVLPEYNRIRPLSEALGDLYRRFDSLKGDLGRLAAKLDGVEAFVDELSDGRLPAPRRPAPRTPPGGGLRAPLRAQMKSPDRRVLTMRARRRRPGRA comes from the exons ATGGACACGCacgcggttctggttctgttcgcCATCATCTCAGTGTGTGGAGCCCAGCGGTGGAAGCAGGACGCCCCACAGTGGAACCCCAAAG ATcccggcagcagcaggaagtgctcCAACCTCACTCAGGTCCTGGACAACTGGAAGTTCGCGATCGTGACCCGGGTGAGGGAGCTGCTGATCAACGACCACGCGTCCGTCCTCCCCGAGTACAACAG AATCCGGCCCCTGTCCGAGGCCCTGGGAGACCTCTACAGGCGCTTCGACAGTCTGAAGGGCGACCTGGGCAGGCTGGCGGCCAAGCTGGACGGCGTGGAGGCCTTCGTGGACGAGCTGAGCGACGGCAGGCTCCCCGCTCCTCGCCGTCCCGCGCCCAGGACCCCCCCCGGCGGCGGCCTGAGGGCGCCGCTACGAGCACAGATGAAGTCTCCTGACAGGAGGGTCCTCAcgatgagagcgaggaggaggaggccgggcAGAGCCTAG